A genomic segment from Macrobrachium rosenbergii isolate ZJJX-2024 chromosome 30, ASM4041242v1, whole genome shotgun sequence encodes:
- the LOC136855043 gene encoding protein unzipped-like: MVSHLTLRLLLTVASASVVLATIDMVKLWGADGGSQVTSSTLAWVKGERSKIPEHSVPVTLENPLGPFWCRGRHRGQYVPGALQDDGTCMVPFLGKAHVLEKFDILVSLNGSARLHLMPWDKYTAKPEKAVLTPDLMLAMVPLNSDPDAPMLPGHVGPTQRFRKAWLLNGTSTLRVEKAYLLVEEEPSSYSLDNIVLDEARVLLNETKIPLTKTTLENNGEVEQNVSALVTYEVRERQYWGRVKGTVTALRAIITNPKDAPVAMPSPGTPMSLMWGIDNSLARVDTATLIHKLPPGVGVEVTLEGTTRHFEAPYSGTLTAHYTDGTKQARSIFSLHIHEALVGVTAVYHRYYYIANGTEVTEMPSTSDTLYELTTTTTTTTTTTTTTTTTTTTTTTTTTPPPTTTEPPTTTPTTEVPTTEAPLEPYIDSAFHPQSLSKDSDSEASDPEDDNNTGVTNRPADRLMSAVASIVMTAIFRYYVVFPAI, encoded by the coding sequence GTTGCTCCTGACGGTGGCGTCGGCGAGCGTGGTACTTGCCACCATAGACATGGTAAAGCTCTGGGGAGCCGATGGAGGATCACAAGTAACATCGTCAACGCTGGCGTGGGTCAAGGGAGAAAGATCGAAGATTCCGGAACACTCCGTGCCCGTTACCCTGGAGAACCCATTGGGGCCATTCTGGTGTCGAGGGAGGCACCGGGGGCAGTACGTACCAGGGGCACTTCAAGACGACGGTACCTGCATGGTGCCCTTCCTTGGAAAGGCTCACGTCTTGGAGAAATTCGACATCCTCGTCTCCCTTAATGGGTCGGCGCGGCTTCATCTGATGCCCTGGGACAAGTACACAGCCAAGCCTGAAAAGGCTGTCCTCACGCCAGACTTGATGCTAGCCATGGTACCCTTGAATTCGGATCCAGATGCACCTATGCTCCCAGGGCATGTCGGTCCCACCCAGCGTTTTAGGAAGGCGTGGCTCCTGAATGGCACTTCCACCTTACGGGTAGAGAAGGCCTACCTCCTGGTAGAAGAAGAGCCTTCCAGTTACTCTCTAGATAACATTGTTTTGGATGAAGCTCGAGTGCTGTTGAACGAAACCAAGATCCCTCTGACAAAAACCACTCTAGAAAACAATGGCGAGGTCGAACAGAATGTCTCTGCACTGGTGACCTATGAAGTTCGGGAAAGGCAGTACTGGGGAAGGGTCAAGGGCACTGTGACTGCCCTGAGAGCCATCATCACGAACCCTAAAGATGCCCCAGTAGCCATGCCCTCTCCTGGCACTCCTATGTCTCTTATGTGGGGCATTGATAATTCCCTGGCTAGAGTTGACACCGCAACACTTATACACAAACTCCCTCCTGGGGTGGGAGTCGAAGTGACTCTAGAAGGAACAACAAGGCACTTTGAGGCACCTTACTCTGGAACCCTCACGGCGCACTACACTGACGGCACCAAGCAAGCGAGGAGCATCTTCTCCCTCCACATACACGAGGCTCTTGTGGGCGTGACGGCAGTGTACCACCGTTATTACTACATTGCTAATGGAACTGAAGTTACTGAAATGCCTTCAACCTCAGACACCCTGTATGAGCTGACCACAACAACTACCACCACTACAACAACTACgaccaccacaaccaccaccaccacaactacCACCACAACAACCACACCACCTCCTACAACCACAGAACCGCCTACGACAACTCCCACAACAGAGGTGCCGACCACCGAAGCCCCACTGGAACCGTACATCGACAGCGCCTTCCACCCGCAGTCTTTGTCGAAGGACTCTGACTCCGAAGCCTCTGACCCCGAGGACGACAACAACACTGGAGTGACCAACCGACCAGCTGATCGCCTCATGTCTGCTGTGGCTTCTATAGTCATGACAGCAATCTTCAGGTACTACGTAGTGTTCCCAGCAATTTGA